The genomic interval ATTAATATCACCTAAAGTTTTTTCAAGAGCTGAATTTAAAAAAGGCTTGGACTTACAGATGCCTTTTTATTTGGAAGTCCAAAGGGAGGGTGTAGATATATGATGTATAATATTAAGCCAGAGAATGGTAAAAAACAATTTAAGATTTATATGTCCAGGGCTAAAGAAAATATAGAAGCAGCTGAAATTTTATTTGAAAAAAAGAGCTATCGAGGAGCGGTTTCCCGAGCCTATTATGGCTTCTTTGAGGCGGCTAGTGCTGCTTTAATAACCAAGGGATTTTTTGCTAAAACTCACGCGGGAGTAATTTATTTGTTTGAGCAACACTTTGTAAGGACTAATGAAGTTCCGGCAAAATTTAGTAGATTTTTCCGAGAAGCTAAAGAAGCAAGGGAAGAAGCAGATTATAAATTTTTAGAAAAAACAACCAAGGAAGATGCTGAAAGGATAATTAAGACGGCCAAGGAGTTTATCGAAGTTATCGAAAAGAGCGTTAAAGTTTAAACTAATTTAACCAGCTTAACTCATAACCAATAACTCATAACTCTTTTTATGTACCGCACTCACACTTGCGGCCAGCTCCGCAAAAAAGATAT from Patescibacteria group bacterium carries:
- a CDS encoding HEPN domain-containing protein, with the translated sequence MMYNIKPENGKKQFKIYMSRAKENIEAAEILFEKKSYRGAVSRAYYGFFEAASAALITKGFFAKTHAGVIYLFEQHFVRTNEVPAKFSRFFREAKEAREEADYKFLEKTTKEDAERIIKTAKEFIEVIEKSVKV